In Cynocephalus volans isolate mCynVol1 chromosome 16, mCynVol1.pri, whole genome shotgun sequence, the following proteins share a genomic window:
- the QRICH2 gene encoding glutamine-rich protein 2: protein MPPSMGATTVSLRELADLAIGTPEVGAVNFTALHTLIVAMLKNLNLQETRTDFQSLSPELSPRPSLSTPHPPATKEKRRSVSRVPSQALESQVQDLTRQLKTISNQVRGIVTHVQHLTSEDSGLHVDAREWLEDKDMAMLMEDKDMAMLVQDRGQPASKGVIKDTKRVSISKAMGLLEDVMEDVKILKEAHQIQELLQRIDDLENLIKDREGFLEHVGRRLTLIPDGEEVTMVTWQELEQAITDGWRASQAGSETSTGLPKHKGQTSLTSNDTTPSGASTKHPSTDEALDSAGGFGTDQTLSGSAGIVYPSEGVTSREQSRGPSSTVSISREQYPRARDEAGMPRPHQPPASQFRGESDRHPSRGHFTSAHPRREEQDAHTGLVQQDLTSARDHHYVHPDQHSAVPISQGQVYQRPDHHGLGPFGMDHPGFLHPSTYSHGVVPHSVRQLGVLPPETNDQGLVPVGMDQHGFVTLGTDQHGLVSPGMDQQGLGLPGVDQHGLVPSYTDQHGLVSPGLMQRGLVQPGMDQRGLVQPRVDQRGLVQPGTDQHGLVQPGTDQHGLVQPGTDQHGLVQPGMDQHGLVQLGTDQHGLVQPGTDQHGLVQPGTDQHGLVQPGTDQRGLVQPGMDQRGLVQPGMDQRGLHGFVQPGMDQSSLVQPGMDQRGLVQPGMDQRGLVQPGTDQRGLVQPGIDQHGLVQPGMDQRSLVQPGIDQHGLVQPGMDQHGLVQPGMDQPSLRGLVQPGVDQSGLVQPRVDQRGLVQPGIDQSGMVQPGADEHGLVQPGMDQRGLVQPRMDQRGLVQPGVDQRRLVQPRMDQHGLVQPRMDQHGLVQPGVDQRGLAQPRMDQRGLVPPGLDQRGLVQPGLDQRGLVQPGMDQRGLVQPGVDQRGLVQPGLDQRGLVQPRMDQRGLVQPGLDQRGLVQPRMDQRGLVQPGVDQRGLVQPRMDQRGLVQPGLDQRGLVQPRMDQRGLVQPGVDQRGLVQPRMDQLGLVQPGVDQHQRGLVQPGFYPRGLVQPGAYPRGLLQPGMDQHSLRQLGADQRDLIALDTQFHVPPTFQAGPRSFILPRPHQHGVVPPGREQHGQVSPLLASQGLVPPEIYQQGLMHLGTDQRGPRPLRTVLGSARPDPQHLVSPGPDQHGQVYAGAGQHGHAYSNYHGPVYPGYGGPGQLGVDQHDQEGLDLNRIRASTQTGTPSQAASGQDVTFLRSPESLSHLQQVSPERSEVQSERHDSLDKVAPSFPMAVETFRLMGELIGLYVELKDNMRTLNEEKAGQTDLEKIQYLLTLMVKKTLPPDLQEQLKMLKTLAKEVRQEKAKLERLQRILEGEEDREEGKELKAGQLSLQLRVLRVTVADIEKELTELRESQEQGKAAMENSVSEASLYLQDQLDKLRKIMESMLTSSSTLLSMSMVPHKALVTSAPGQIDPEATCPACSLDLSHQVSMLVQRYEQLQDMVNNLAASRPSKKAKLQSQDEELLGHVQSAILQVQGDCEKLTITTSNLIEDHRQKQEDINVLYRGLEKLEKEKANRDHLEMEIGVKADKSALASKVSRVQFDATTEQLNHMMQELVAKMSGQEQDWQKMLDKLLVEMDSKLGRLELDPVKQLLEDRWKSLRQQLKERSPLYQADEAAAMRRQLLAHFHCLSCDRPLETPVTGQVIPVTPVGPGLPGHRSIRPYTVFELEQVRQQSRSLKLGSAFPPRGGLAQMERSVGRLRSMHSKMLMDIEKVQIHFGGSVKASSQMIRELLQAQCLSSPCYSKRAPDIDYTYSTVARRCGGSHTLTYPYRRSRLQHLSQGLYPTEEIQIAMKHDEVDILGLDGHIYKGRMNTRLPGILTKDTAGTTKHKSRQSRPHGHRDPCLGDNGQLPSRPQSAQMSASNNSVPSRQQKDRPVTSEGCLSQPNLAHPPSPTEMANAQGNPVGLEMHMDVPPGEGLEEEPTRGPRSTTAH from the exons ATGCCGCCCTCGATGGGAGCGACCACGGTCTCCCTCCGGGAGCTGGCCGACCTCGCCATCGGCACCCCGGAGGTGGGCGCCGTCAACTTCACGGCCCTGCACACGCTCATCGTGGCCATGCTCAAGAACCTCAACCTCCAGGAGACCCGGACTGACTTCCAGTCCCTGTCGCCCGAGCTGAGCCCCCGGCCCTCGCTCAGCACTCCGCACCCGCCGGCCACCAAAGAGAAGCGGAGGAGCGTGAGCAGGGTGCCCTCGCAGGCGCTGGAGAGCCAGGTGCAGGACCTCACCAGGCAGCTCAAGACCATCAGCAACCAGGTGCGGGGCATCGTCACCCACGTGCAGCACTTAACCTCCGAGGACAGCGGCCTCCACGTGGATGCCCGGGAATGGCTGGAGGACAAGGACATGGCCATGCTGATGGAGGACAAGGACATGGCCATGCTGGTGCAGGACAGGGGGCAACCAGCGTCTAAGGGGGTCATAAAAGACACCAAGAGGGTCAGCATCAGCAAG GCCATGGGGCTCCTGGAGGACGTCATGGAAGACGTGAAAATCCTGAAAGAAGCCCACCAAA TCCAGGAGCTCCTCCAGAGGATCGATGACTTAGAGAATCTAATCAAAGACCGAGAGGGCTTCCTG GAACATGTGGGCCGGAGGTTGACTTTGATACCTGATGGAGAAGAAGTCACCATGGTCACCTGGCAAGAGCTGGAGCAAGCGATTACTGATGGCTGGAGGGCCTCACAAGCG GGCTCAGAAACATCTACAGGACTTCCTAAGCACAAAGGGCAGACTTCCTTAACATCAAATGATACAACTCCAAGTGGAGCCTCCACTAAGCATCCAAGTACTGACGAGGCTCTGGATTCTGCTGGTGGTTTTGGCACAGATCAGACCTTATCAGGATCCGCTGGCATAGTATACCCCTCTGAAGGGGTTACTAGCAGGGAACAAAGCAGGGGCCCCTCTTCTACTGTTTCTATAAGTAGAGAACAGTACCCAAGGGCCCGTGATGAAGCTGGCATGCCAAGACCCCATCAGCCTCCCGCATCCCAGTTCAGAGGAGAGTCAGATCGGCACCCGAGTAGAGGGCATTTTACCTCAGCACATCCAAGAAGAGAGGAACAAGATGCACACACTGGCCTAGTTCAACAGGACTTAACCTCAGCCAGAGATCATCATTATGTGCACCCAGATCAGCACAGTGCAGTGCCCATTAGCCAGGGTCAAGTCTATCAAAGGCCAGATCATCATGGATTAGGACCGTTTGGCATGGATCATCCTGGATTTCTACATCCTAGCACTTATTCACATGGTGTGGTGCCCCACAGCGTGCGTCAGCTTGGTGTGCTACCACCTGAAACAAATGATCAGGGATTGGTACCAGTCGGCATGGATCAGCATGGATTTGTAACATTAGGCACAGATCAGCATGGACTGGTATCCCCTGGCATGGATCAGCAAGGATTGGGCCTACCTGGCGTAGATCAGCATGGATTGGTTCCATCTTACACAGATCAGCATGGTTTGGTATCACCTGGTTTGATGCAA CGTGGTTTGGTGCAACCTGGCATGGATCAGCGTGGTTTGGTGCAACCTAGAGTGGATCAGCGTGGTTTGGTGCAACCTGGCACGGATCAGCATGGTTTGGTGCAACCTGGCACGGATCAGCATGGCTTGGTGCAACCTGGCACAGATCAGCATGGTTTGGTGCAACCTGGCATGGATCAGCATGGCTTGGTGCAACTTGGCACGGATCAGCATGGTTTGGTGCAACCTGGCACGGATCAGCATGGTTTGGTTCAACCTGGCACGGATCAGCATGGCTTGGTGCAACCTGGCACGGATCAGCGTGGTTTGGTGCAACCTGGCATGGATCAGCGTGGTTTGGTGCAACCTGGCATGGATCAGCGTGGTTTG CATGGTTTCGTGCAACCTGGCATGGATCAGAGTAGTTTGGTGCAACCTGGCATGGATCAGCGTGGTTTGGTGCAACCTGGCATGGATCAGCGTGGTTTGGTGCAACCTGGCACGGATCAGCGTGGTTTGGTGCAACCTGGCATCGATCAGCATGGTTTGGTGCAACCTGGCATGGATCAGCGTAGTTTGGTGCAACCTGGCATCGATCAGCATGGTTTGGTGCAACCTGGCATGGATCAGCATGGTTTGGTGCAACCTGGCATGGATCAGCCTAGCTTG CGTGGTTTGGTGCAACCTGGCGTGGATCAGAGTGGTTTGGTGCAACCTAGAGTGGATCAGCGTGGTTTGGTGCAACCTGGAATAGATCAGAGTGGTATGGTGCAACCTGGCGCTGATGAACATGGTTTGGTGCAACCTGGCATGGATCAGCGTGGTTTGGTTCAACCTAGAATGGATCAGCGTGGTTTGGTGCAACCTGGAGTTGATCAGCGTCGCTTGGTGCAACCTAGAATGGATCAGCATGGCTTGGTGCAACCTAGAATGGATCAGCATGGTTTGGTGCAACCTGGAGTGGATCAGCGTGGTTTGGCGCAACCTAGAATGGATCAGCGTGGCTTGGTGCCACCTGGACTGGATCAGCGTGGCTTGGTGCAACCTGGACTGGATCAGCGTGGCTTGGTGCAACCTGGAATGGATCAGCGTGGCTTGGTGCAACCTGGAGTGGATCAGCGTGGCTTGGTGCAACCTGGACTGGATCAGCGTGGCTTGGTGCAACCTAGAATGGATCAGCGTGGCTTGGTGCAACCTGGACTGGATCAGCGTGGCTTGGTGCAACCTAGAATGGACCAGCGTGGCTTGGTGCAACCTGGAGTGGATCAGCGTGGCTTGGTGCAACCTAGAATGGACCAGCGTGGCTTGGTGCAACCTGGACTGGATCAGCGTGGCTTGGTGCAACCTAGAATGGACCAGCGTGGCTTGGTGCAACCTGGAGTGGATCAGCGTGGTTTGGTGCAACCTAGAATGGATCAGCTTGGCTTGGTGCAACCTGGAGTGGACCAGC ATCAGCGTGGTTTGGTGCAGCCTGGTTTCTATCCTCGTGGTTTGGTTCAACCTGGCGCATATCCACGTGGTTTGTTGCAGCCTGGAATGGATCAGCACAGTTTGAGACAACTTGGTGCAGATCAGCGAGACTTGATAGCACTAGACACACAGTTTCATGTCCCTCCAACATTCCAGGCAGGTCCTCGGAGTTTTATACTTCCACGCCCACATCAGCATGGTGTGGTACCTCCTGGCAGAGAGCAACATGGCCAGGTGTCACCACTCCTAGCCAGTCAAGGTTTGGTACCACCAGAGATATATCAGCAAGGTTTGATGCACCTTGGCACAGACCAGCGTGGCCCAAGACCATTAAGAACAGTCTTGGGATCTGCACGGCCAGATCCACAGCATTTGGTGTCACCTGGCCCAGATCAGCATGGCCAGGTATACGCAGGTGCAGGTCAACATGGCCATGCATACTCAAACTACCATGGCCCAGTGTATCCTGGCTATGGTGGTCCAGGGCAACTAGGTGTTGATCAACATGACCAGGAAGGTTTGGATCTAAATAGAATACGTGCCTCAACCCAAACTGGAACTCCTTCCCAGGCTGCCTCAGGCCAAGATGTCACCTTTCTCAGGAGCCCAGAGTCCCTTAGCCATCTCCAGCAAGTCTCACCAGAAAGGAGTGAGGTCCAGAGTGAGCGGCACGATTCCCTGGATAAAGTGGCTCCCAGCTTCCCTATGGCGGTGGAAACATTTCGTCTGATGGGAGAGCTCATCGGCCTCTATGTGGAGCTAAAGGATAACATGAGGACTCTGAACGAAGAGAAAGCTGGGCAGACTGATTTGGAGAAGATACAGTACCTGCTCACTCTGATGG TGAAAAAGACCTTACCTCCTGATCTGCAGGAACAGCTGAAGATGTTAAAGACCTTGGCCAAAGAAGTTCGGCAGGAAAAAGCAAAA CTGGAAAGGTTGCAAAGAATCCTGGAGGGCGAAGAGGACCGAGAAGAAGGGAAGGAGCTGAAAGCTGGCCAGCTGAGCTTGCAGCTGCGTGTCCTCAG AGTCACCGTGGCTGACATTGAGAAGGAGCTGACCGAGCTAAGGGAGAGCCAAGAGCAGGGTAAGGCCGCCATGGAAAATTCAGTCTCTGAAGCCTCCCTGTACCTGCAGGATCAG CTGGACAAGCTCAGGAAGATCATGGAGAGCATGCTGACCTCCTCGTCCACACTGCTGTCCATGAGCATGGTCCCGCACAAGGCCCTGGTAACCTCAGCCCCTGGCCAGATCGACCCTGAAGCCACCTGTCCAGCCTGCAGCCTGGACCTGAGCCATCAGGTCAGCATGCTAGTGCAGCGCTATGAGCAGCTCCAGGACATGGTCAACAACCTGGCTGCCTCTCGGCCCTCCAAGAAAGCCAAGCTCCAGAGCCAG GACGAAGAGCTGCTGGGCCACGTGCAGAGCGCCATCCTGCAGGTGCAGGGCGACTGCGAGAAgctcaccatcaccaccagcaaCCTCATCGAGGATCACCGGCAGAAGCAGGAGGACATCAAC GTGTTGTACCGGGGGCTAGAAAAGCTCGAAAAGGAAAAAGCCAACAGGGATCACCTGGAGATGGAGATAGGCGTG AAAGCCGACAAGAGCGCCCTGGCGTCCAAAGTGAGCCGTGTCCAGTTTGACGCCACCACAGAGCAGCTGAACCACATGATGCAGGAGCTGGTGGCCAAGATGAGTGGGCAAGAGCAGGACTGGCAGAAGATGCTGGACAAGCTCCTAGTGGAGATGGACAGCAAG CTGGGCCGCCTGGAGCTGGACCCAGTGAAACAGTTGCTGGAGGATCGGTGGAAGTCGCTGCGACAGCAGCTCAAAGAGCGCTCTCCACTCTACCAGGCGGACGAGGCCGCTGCCATGCGCAG GCAGCTGTTGGCACATTTCCACTGCCTCTCCTGCGACCGTCCCCTGGAGACACCTGTGACTGGACA AGTCATCCCCGTGACACCTGTAGGTCCAGGCCTGCCTGGGCACCGTTCCATCCGCCCCTACACAGTGTTTGAACTGGAGCAGGTCCGGCAGCAGAGCCGCAG CCTCAAGCTGGGCAGCGCCTTCCCTCCTCGGGGCGGCCTGGCGCAGATGGAGCGGAGCGTGGGGCGCCTGCGCTCCATGCACTCCAAGATGCTCATGGACATCGAGAAGGTGCAGATCCACTTCGGAGGCTCGGTCAAGGCCAGCAGCCAGATGATCCGCGAGCTGCTGCAGGCCCAGTGCCTCAGCTCCCCCTGCTACAGCAAACG GGCGCCAGACATAGATTACACCTACTCGACCGTGGCCCGGCGCTGCGGGGGCAGCCACACCCTCACCTACCCCTATCGCCGCAGCCGCCTGCAGCACCTGTCACAGGGCCTGTATCCCACTGAGGAGATCCAGATCGCCATGAAG CATGACGAGGTGGATATCTTGGGCCTGGATGGACATATTTACAAGGGACGGATGAATACAAGGCTGCCGGGCATCCTGACCAAAGACA